In Piliocolobus tephrosceles isolate RC106 chromosome 10, ASM277652v3, whole genome shotgun sequence, a single window of DNA contains:
- the FZD10 gene encoding frizzled-10, with amino-acid sequence MQRPGPRLWLVLQVMGSCAAISSMDMERPGDGKCQPIEIPMCKDIGYNMTRMPNLMGHENQREAAIQLHEFAPLVEYGCHGHLRFFLCSLYAPMCTEQVSTPIPACRVMCEQARLKCSPIMEQFNFKWPDSLDCRKLPNKNDPNYLCMEAPNNGSDEPTRGSGLFPPLFRPQRPHSAQEHPLKDGGPGRGGCDNPGKFHHVEKSASCAPLCTPGVDVYWSREDKRFAVVWLAIWAVLCFFSSAFTVLTFLIDPARFRYPERPIIFLSMCYCVYSVGYLIRLFAGAESIACDRDSGQLYVIQEGLESTGCTLVFLVLYYFGMASSLWWVVLTLTWFLAAGKKWGHEAIEANSSYFHLAAWAIPAVKTILILVMRRVAGDELTGVCYVGSMDVNALTGFVLIPLACYLVVGTSFILSGFVALFHIRRVMKTGGENTDKLEKLMVRIGLFSVLYTVPATCVIACYFYERLNMDYWKILAAQHKCKMNNQTKTLDCLMAASIPAVEIFMVKIFMLLVVGITSGMWIWTSKTLQSWQQVCSRRLKKKSRRKPASVITSSGIYKKAQHPQKTHHGKYEIPAQPPTCV; translated from the coding sequence ATGCAGCGCCCGGGCCCCCGCCTGTGGCTGGTCCTGCAGGTGATGGGGTCGTGCGCCGCCATCAGCTCCATGGACATGGAGCGCCCGGGAGACGGCAAATGCCAGCCCATCGAGATCCCGATGTGCAAGGACATTGGCTACAACATGACTCGCATGCCCAACCTGATGGGCCACGAGAACCAGCGCGAGGCGGCCATCCAACTGCACGAGTTCGCGCCGCTGGTGGAGTACGGCTGCCACGGCCACCTCCGCTTCTTCCTGTGCTCGCTGTACGCGCCGATGTGCACCGAGCAGGTCTCCACCCCCATCCCCGCCTGCCGGGTCATGTGCGAGCAGGCCCGGCTGAAGTGCTCCCCAATTATGGAGCAGTTCAACTTCAAGTGGCCCGACTCCCTGGACTGCCGGAAACTCCCCAACAAGAACGACCCCAACTACCTGTGCATGGAGGCGCCCAACAACGGCTCGGACGAACCCACCCGGGGCTCGGGCCTGTTCCCGCCGCTGTTCCGGCCACAGCGGCCCCACAGCGCGCAGGAGCACCCGCTGAAGGACGGGGGGCCCGGGCGCGGCGGCTGCGACAACCCGGGCAAGTTCCACCACGTGGAGAAGAGCGCGTCGTGCGCGCCGCTCTGCACGCCCGGCGTGGACGTGTACTGGAGCCGCGAGGACAAGCGCTTCGCCGTGGTCTGGCTGGCCATCTGGGCCGTGCTGTGCTTCTTCTCCAGCGCCTTCACCGTGCTCACCTTCCTCATCGACCCGGCCCGCTTCCGCTACCCCGAGCGCCCTATCATCTTCCTCTCCATGTGCTACTGCGTCTACTCCGTGGGCTACCTCATCCGCCTCTTCGCCGGCGCCGAGAGCATCGCCTGCGACCGGGACAGCGGCCAGCTTTATGTCATCCAGGAGGGGCTGGAGAGCACTGGCTGCACGCTGGTCTTCCTGGTGCTCTACTACTTCGGCATGGCCAGCTCGCTGTGGTGGGTGGTCCTCACCCTCACCTGGTTCCTGGCCGCCGGCAAGAAGTGGGGCCACGAGGCCATCGAAGCCAACAGCAGCTACTTCCACCTGGCAGCCTGGGCCATCCCGGCGGTGAAGACCATCCTGATCCTGGTCATGCGCAGGGTGGCGGGGGACGAGCTCACCGGGGTCTGCTACGTGGGCAGCATGGACGTCAACGCACTCACCGGCTTCGTGCTCATCCCCCTGGCCTGCTACCTGGTCGTCGGCACGTCCTTCATCCTCTCGGGCTTCGTGGCCCTGTTCCACATCCGGAGGGTGATGAAGACGGGTGGCGAGAACACGGACAAGCTGGAGAAGCTGATGGTGCGTATCGGGCTCTTCTCTGTGCTGTACACCGTGCCGGCCACCTGTGTGATCGCCTGCTACTTTTACGAACGCCTCAACATGGATTACTGGAAGATCCTGGCGGCGCAGCACAAGTGCAAAATGAACAACCAGACTAAAACGCTGGACTGCCTGATGGCCGCCTCCATCCCCGCCGTGGAGATCTTCATGGTGAAAATCTTCATGCTGCTGGTGGTGGGGATCACCAGCGGGATGTGGATTTGGACCTCCAAGACTCTGCAGTCCTGGCAGCAGGTGTGCAGCCGTAGGTTGAAGAAGAAGAGCCGGAGAAAACCGGCCAGCGTGATCACCAGCAGTGGGATTTACAAAAAAGCCCAGCACCCCCAGAAAACTCACCACGGGAAATATGAGATCCCTGCCCAGCCGCCCACCTGCGTGTGA
- the LOC111522957 gene encoding uncharacterized protein LOC111522957, which produces MPAPPGPSAAHRAPGSALRARRPPSWGPRRRAAKFANNTGKREKPPELPAQRPGASSNSRPRQTSASSWSAQVARLGRRGGAGAQRPGQLAAPPRPARLLPPCAGLGRAQPAAVSSAAARGSPPPRRPAAGSRALRGPIPPRPQPSPRGAQRRVPPASPASPGTARLARGAQRAATLSGSPARLSSPSFCLASNFASRCPLRRRPFSRRSPGWSLEPRGRRGYGKFGDWREKGVGCPRRGARGASSLPFMVLSCILGPFSFACSGS; this is translated from the exons ATGCCCGCCCCGCCTGGCCCGAGCGCTGCGCACAGAGCCCCCGGCTCGGCTCTGCGCGCCCGGCGTCCGCCTAGTTGGGGGCCGCGGCGGAGAGCAGCAAAGTTTGCAAACAATACCGGGAAGCGAGAGAAGCCCCCAGAGCTCCCGGCGCAGCGGCCCGGCGCGAGCTCCAACTCACGGCCGCGGCAAACTTCGGCCTCTTCTTGGAGCGCCCAGGTGGCACGTCTGGGGCGGAGGGGCGGCGCGGGCGCACAGAGGCCGGGCCAGCTCGCGGCGCCCCCGCGGCCCGCGCGGCTTCTCCCTCCTTGTGCCGGCCTCGGCCGGGCCCAGCCGGCAGCTGTTTCGAG CGCAGCGGCCCGGGGCAGCCCTCCTCCCCGCCGCCCCGCCGCGGGCTCCCGGGCCCTGCGGGGGCCGATACCCCCCCGCCCACAGCCCAGCCCGCGGGGGGCGCAGCGCCGAGTCCCGCCCGCGTCGCCCGCCAGCCCCGGGACAGCCCGCCTGGCGCGCGGGGCTCAGCGCGCCGCGACCCTCTCCGGCAGTCCCGCCCGCCTCTCCTCGCCCTCTTTCTGCCTGGCCTCCAACTTTGCCTCTCGCTGCCCTCTCCGCCGGCGCCCCTTTTCCCGGCGGTCCCCGGGATGGTCCCTGGAACCCCGAGGACGCCGAGGTTACGGGAAGTTCGGGGACTGGCGGGAGAAGGGGGTGGGTTGTCCGCGGCGAGGGGCGCGGGGCgcatcttctcttccttttatg GTTCTTTCCTGTATCCTGGGACCGTTTTCTTTTGCCTGCTCTGGAAGCTGA